The genomic window CTGGTTCGCCGAGCCCAGCCCGTAGCTCAGCCAGGCCCCCATGCTCGGCCGGCCGGCGATCTGCGAGCCCGTCTGGAAGAACGTGATCGCCGGGTCGTGGTTGATCGCCTCGGTGTAGAGCGACCGGACGAAGCAGAGGTCGTCCACCACCTTCGCCGTCTCCGGCAGCAGGTCGCTCACCCAGGCGCCCGAGGATCCGTGCCTCGCGAACTTGAAGATCGAACCCGCCAGCGGGAGCGTCGCCTGGTTGCCCGACATCCCGGTCAGCCGCTGCCCCCGGCGGACCGAGTCCGGCAGGTCCTGGCCGTTCCTCGCGTTCAGGAGCGGCTTGTAGTCGAACAGGTCGAGCTGCGACGGCCCGCCGCTCATGAACAGGTAGATCACCCGCTTCGCCCTGGGCGCGAAGTGCGGGGCCGCCAGCACGCCCCGATACGCGGGATCGACGGCGGTCCGCGGAGGGACGTCGGCTTCCGTTCCCCCGATCGCCGATCGCCCCATCAGGCTGGCGAGCGCGGCGGAGCCCAGGCCCAGGCTCGTCCGGGAGAAGAAGTGCCGGCGGTTGACGGCCAGGGCGTCGTCCTCGGGCTGCCGGGGATCGCGGTTCATCGTGGTGCCTCGTTCGACGGAGTTTATGAACACCCAGAAGCGGGGGGCCGACGTTCCGGTCCCCTCCCCCCACCGTGGCGGAGGGGACGGGAAGGAGTCCTCGGCTTCAATTGTGGGCGGCGCCACGGGTTGACAAGCTGTATTCGGGAGGACCGCTCGATCGCCTCGGTTCACGGGATTCGCCCCTCCAGCTCCCCCCTCCGTAAGGAGGAGAGCCGGATCGGCACCCTTCACCAAGGGCAATCTCCATTCAGCGCTTCATCACGGTTTCATCGAAGTTCATGACGGCCTGGGCCAGCACGGTGAGCGCGGCGAGTTCCGCCGGGTCGCGCGAGGCGTCGGGCGGGGCGTCGCCGACGGCGAGGAGCTTCGCCGGGTCGGACCGGCCGGAGCGGAACTCGTCGTATTGCTCGCGGTAGAGGGCCGCCAGGACGGCCGCCTCGCGGCCGTCGGGCCGGCGCCCGGCGAGGGACCGGAAGACGAACGCGGCGCGGTCGGCGACGTCCGGGCCGGCCTCGCGCGCGGCCCGCTCCGCCAGGGCCTTCGCGGCCTCGACGTACTGCGGGTCATTCAGCAGGACGAGGGCCTGGAGCGGCGTGGCGGTCGGCAGCCGCTTCACGGCGCAGACCTCGCGGCTCGTGGCGTCGAACGTGAGCATCGACGGCGGCGGCGAGGTCCGCTTCCAGAACGTGTAGAGGCTCCGCCGGTGCGAGCCCTCGCCGACGTCGCGGACGTACTCGAGGTTCGCCTTCTCCTTCCAGAGCCCCTCCGGCTGGAACGGCTTGACGGGCGGGCCGCCGAGCTTGCCGACGAGCAGGCCCGACGCCGCCAGGGCGTTGTCGCGGATCATCTCCGCCGGGAGCCGCAGCCGCGGTCCCCGCGACAGGAGCACGTTGTCGGGGTCCCGCGCCAGCCGCTCCGGCGACGCCTCCGACGCCTGCCGATACGTCGCCGACGTGACGATCAGCCGCCAGAGCCCCTTCACGTCCCAGCCCGAATCCACGAACGTCCGCGCCAGCCAGTCGAGCAATTCCGGGTGCGACGGGAGCTGGCCCTGGCTGCCGAAGTCCTCCGGCGTGGCGACGATCCCCCGCCCGAAGATCGACTGCCACCAGCGGTTGATCGTGACCCTCGCGGTGAGCGGCTGCTTCGGATCCGTCAGCCATCGGGCCAGCCCCAGCCGGTCCCGAGGCCAGCCGGGCGCGAACCGGGGCAATGCGGCGGGCGTGTCGCGGGCCACGGGCTCGCCCGGGGCGTCGTACGCGCCCCGCTTCAGCACGAAGGTCGGCCGGGGCCTCGGCAGCTCCTTCATCACCATGATCTCGGCGACCGGATCCACCAGGTCACTCCGCTCCTTCCTGGTCGCCGACAGCGACGCCAGCGCCTTGCGGGACTCAGGATCCTCGGCGGACAGGTAGAAGGCCAGCAGGTCCCGTCGCTCGTCGGGCGTGTATGAGGACGGGTCGCGGGAGAGCAGCCCCGGGAGAGTCGCCGGGTCGTGGAGCTGGGCCGCCTCGACCCGCGTGATGGCGCGGCGGAAGACGCTCACGTCATCCACCAGGCCGTTCTTGAACCCTCGGTCGCGGAACCGCTGGCCGATCGCGATGTCGTCGCCGCCGCCCCCGGTGATGTTCTTGGTCAGGGCGTCGCGGACGACCTCGCAGTCGGCGGGCCGGCCGTCGACGTAGAGCCGCAGGCCGGCCGCGCGGCTGGAGCCGTCATAAGCCATGGCGACGTGGACCCAGCGGCCGATCGGCAGCTCGGCCTTCGTCCGGATGCCGAGGGCATTCCCCGGCCAGAAGTGGACCAGGTGCGCCGCGAGCCGGCCGTCCTCGATGAGGACCTCGTAGCCGCGGCTGCCGGCGTCGGTCCAGGCCATCGAGCGGTGAAGCACGACGGCCCGGTCTTTCTTATCGGGAGTCTGGAGCCAGAGCGAGACGGAGAAGGGCTCGAACCGGTCGAAGTTCCCCATCGGCAGCGTGACGCCGTTCTCGCCGCTCAGCCTCAGCGCCTTGCCGACCTTCCCGGGGACGAGCTCGGGCCCTTCGGCGAGCTTGGCGGGCTTCGACGGGTCCTCGAGGTTCGCGGCCGTGCCGTTCGCGATCGCGTCGAGCGGGAAGGCGCCGATGCGGTCCGGGAGCGTGGGCGGCGTCTTCGAGCCGCCCTTCCCCGCGGCCTTCCGCAGCCAGGCCTCGAACGCCTCGTTGCGCGACCTGCCCAGCCGATCGACCTCGGCCTCGGCGGCGGCGATCTTCCGCTCGGCCGCGGCGATCGCCGTGCGCCTCGCCTCGTCGGCCAGGAGCATCGTGGGAGTGGGCATGGCGGTCGTGAAGTGGGAGTAGAGCCCGGACTCGTCGATGCTGTTGAAGAACGCGGAGAGCGAGTAGAAGTCCTTCTGGGTGATCGGGTCGTACTTGTGGTCGTGGCAGCGGGCGCATTCGAGGGTCAGGCCGAGGAACGCCGCGCCGAAGGTGATGGTCCGGTCGGCCACGTACTCGAGCCGCCATTCCTCCTCGATCGAGCCCCCCTCGTTCGTCTGGCGGTGGTGCCGGTTGAAGGCCGTCGCGAGGACCTGCTCCGGCGTCGGGTCGGGCAGGAGGTCGCCGGCGAGCTGCCAGGTGATGAAGCGATCGAACGGCATGTCGTCGTTGAACGACTTCACCACCCAGTCTCGCCAGGGCCATGTGGCGCGATAGACGTCGGCCTGGTAGCCGAACGTGTCCGCGTACCGGGCGACGTCCAGCCAGTCCACGGCCATCCGCTCGCCGAACCGCGGCGAGGCGAGGAGCCGATCGACGAGCCTCTCGTAGGAGTCCGGGCGGGCGTCGGCGAGGAAATCGTCGACCTCCGCGGGGGTCGGCGGCAGCCCTGTGAGGTCGAACGTGGCGCGGCGGATCAGCCTCTCCTTGGTCGCCTCCGGCGAGGGCGACAGGCCCTCGGCCTCGAGCCTCCGGAGCACCAGCCGGTCGATCCCGTTGCGGGCCCATCCGGCCTGGGCCGTCGCGCCCGGGGCCTCGCCCGCGATCGTCGCGGCGTCGGCCGGCGGCAGGAACGCCCAGT from Aquisphaera giovannonii includes these protein-coding regions:
- a CDS encoding DUF1553 domain-containing protein; its protein translation is MQQAVATRLHASDRPLAASPRRRPLAMALAAVIAIAATAVAPAPAGAAEAPRDAKPNAGAKVDFNAQVRPILSDKCFHCHGPDAGRRKAGLRLDTKAGAFAALESEGRAIVPGKPDESEMIARIRSEDEAERMPPKSLGRELSPEEAKTLERWIAQGAEWKEHWAFLPPADAATIAGEAPGATAQAGWARNGIDRLVLRRLEAEGLSPSPEATKERLIRRATFDLTGLPPTPAEVDDFLADARPDSYERLVDRLLASPRFGERMAVDWLDVARYADTFGYQADVYRATWPWRDWVVKSFNDDMPFDRFITWQLAGDLLPDPTPEQVLATAFNRHHRQTNEGGSIEEEWRLEYVADRTITFGAAFLGLTLECARCHDHKYDPITQKDFYSLSAFFNSIDESGLYSHFTTAMPTPTMLLADEARRTAIAAAERKIAAAEAEVDRLGRSRNEAFEAWLRKAAGKGGSKTPPTLPDRIGAFPLDAIANGTAANLEDPSKPAKLAEGPELVPGKVGKALRLSGENGVTLPMGNFDRFEPFSVSLWLQTPDKKDRAVVLHRSMAWTDAGSRGYEVLIEDGRLAAHLVHFWPGNALGIRTKAELPIGRWVHVAMAYDGSSRAAGLRLYVDGRPADCEVVRDALTKNITGGGGDDIAIGQRFRDRGFKNGLVDDVSVFRRAITRVEAAQLHDPATLPGLLSRDPSSYTPDERRDLLAFYLSAEDPESRKALASLSATRKERSDLVDPVAEIMVMKELPRPRPTFVLKRGAYDAPGEPVARDTPAALPRFAPGWPRDRLGLARWLTDPKQPLTARVTINRWWQSIFGRGIVATPEDFGSQGQLPSHPELLDWLARTFVDSGWDVKGLWRLIVTSATYRQASEASPERLARDPDNVLLSRGPRLRLPAEMIRDNALAASGLLVGKLGGPPVKPFQPEGLWKEKANLEYVRDVGEGSHRRSLYTFWKRTSPPPSMLTFDATSREVCAVKRLPTATPLQALVLLNDPQYVEAAKALAERAAREAGPDVADRAAFVFRSLAGRRPDGREAAVLAALYREQYDEFRSGRSDPAKLLAVGDAPPDASRDPAELAALTVLAQAVMNFDETVMKR